The region TGGTAGTAAACCAGGCTTCGTATAAGCGTAAGCGCCAACAACTTCAACCCATTTTTGAGTTGTTAAAGTAATAGACGGATTAGAGTCCACAGCTCTTTATTACCTATGCCCAAACCAGTACAAGTAAAGCGCCTCAACAGCCAAGATATAGGTTTCATAGAAACCTTACTCTCTAGCCTTTCTTTGCCTATGGCAGATGATGAGGCTATAGACGCCGCGGTAGTCAAGATTTTGACTGCCGTGAAAGCGAAAGGTGATGCCGCTGTTTTGGAATTTACTAAACAGTTTGATCGCCTAAATGTAGCCAAGGTTTCAGAATTAGAGATCACTCGCCCGGAATTAGAACGTGCCTACAACGAACTTTCTGCTGTGCAAAAAAATGCTTTAGATGTTGCGGCTCAAAGAGTGCGCGCTTATCACGAGAAGCAAAAAATTGAAGCGGGTTGTCATTCTTGGGAATATGAAGAGGCTGATGGCACGCGTTTGGGTCAAAAAGTAACGCCACTGGATCGCGTTGGTATTTATGTTCCTGGTGGCAAGGCTGCCTACCCATCCTCTGTCTTGATGAATGCGATTCCTGCAAAAGTTGCTGGAGTTGCCGAAGTCATTATGGTGGTCCCCACGCCAGATGGGTCACGTAATCCTTTGGTCTTGGCCGCTGCCTATTTGGCTGGCGTGGATAGAGTATTTACTATTGGGGGCGCTCAAGCAGTAGCGGCTCTTGCTTACGGCACTGAAACGATTCCATCGGTAGATAAAATTGTCGGTCCAGGTAATGCTTACGTAGCCGCAGCCAAGCGCAGAGTCTTTGGGACTGTGGGAATTGATATGATTGCCGGCCCATCAGAGATATTGGTTTTGTGTGATGGATCTAGTAACCCTGATTGGGTTGCTATGGATTTATTTTCTCAAGCAGAGCATGACGAGCAAGCACAATCTATTTTGCTATGCCCTGATGCGAAGTTTATCGAACAAGTTCAAGATAGCATTAATCGATTGCTTCCTGAAATGCCAAGGGCAAAAGTGATTGAGGCTTCCTTAACAAATCGCGCTCTATTCATTCAAGTGCAGGATATGAAGCAAGCATGTGAAATTGCCAATGCGATAGCTGCTGAGCACTTGGAAATTTGCACTGTCGATCCGCGTCAGTGGGCTGATCAGATTCGTCATGCTGGGGCTATCTTTATGGGTAACTACACCAGTGAATCGCTAGGCGATTATTGTGCTGGACCTAATCACGTATTACCAACAGCACGCACTGCGCGTTTCTCATCTCCGCTGGGTGTTTACGACTTCATCAAGCGCTCAAGCATGATTGAAGTGAGCGAAGCTGGGGCACAAACCTTAGGGGCTATTGCTAGCACCTTGGCTCATGGGGAAGGTTTGCAAGCCCATGCTCGTGCAGCTGAGATGCGTCTTAAGAAGTAATTTCTAAACTAGCGAAAACTTAGCTCAGGATTTCTTGTAAGGCAGCGACAAGCTCGTTGCTTTGTTCATCTGTGCCGATCGTAATGCGTAAAAACGCATCTATACGTGGAGATTTGAAATGGCGCACGATGATGCCGCGATCCCGCAAGGCTTGATACAGTGACTCACCAGCATGCTTTGGATGACGAGTAAAAATAAAGTTTGCGGTCGAGGGCAATGTGTCAAAGCCTAAAGCATCCAATTGGCTTACTAATCTATCGCGCGTCTGAATTACTTTTGCTGAGGTTTCTAATAGATGAGTTTGATCTTCAATTGCGGCGATTGCACCTGCTTGAGCTAAACGGCCTAGAGGGTAAGAGTTAAAGCTATTCTTAACTCGCTCCAAGCCTTCAATCAGTGTTGGGTGGCCAACTGCAAAACCAACCCGCAAGCCTGCAAGAGCTCTTGATTTCGAGAGGGTGTGCACTACCACTAGATTTTCTGGGCAGCTAGCACCACGCAATAAAGGAATACAAGACTCTGTTCCATAGTCCACATAGGCTTCATCTATCACTACAACTGAATCTAGATTTTTGGAAAGCAAAGTCTCAATTTCTGAGCGTGCAATTGCGCGACCAGTAGGTGCATTGGGGTTGGGAAAAATAATTCCGCCATTGGGCAATACATAGTCTCTGGCATTAATCTCGAACTGCTCTCCTAGTGGGATAGTCTTGTAATCAATGCCAAAGAGTTTGCAATAAACCGGATAAAAGCTATAGGTGATATCTGGAAAATGAACGGGCTTATTTTGTTTCAGCAAGCCAGCAAAAATATGTGCAAGAACCTCGTCTGAGCCATTCCCCAAGAAAACTTGCTTGGGATCTAAGCCATGCAATTGAGCGATTGCTTTTTTAAGGGCTAAGCCCTCTGGATCTGGATAAAGTCGCAAATCATCGTTTGTTTGACTCTGAATGGCAGCAAGAGCCTTTGCAGATGGACCATATGGGCTTTCATTCGTGTTGAGTTTGACCAACCGTTGCATTTGCGGCTGCTCCCCTGGAACGTAGGGGGTTAAGGTTTGAACGACAGGGCTCCAAAAACGGCTCATGAGGGTACTCAGGTCAAAAATCAAAAAAGTGAAGCAATAACAGCATTTATATCTGTTCTAGGAATGATATTATGAGGCTTCAATCAACACTTCGCCTCGCGGCGCAATGAAGCATGCGGCAAGCCGACGTTACCCGAAACACTTCGGAAACCAAAATTCAAATTTCCATCAATCTAGATGGTACCGGTAAGGCTGAACTCGCCTCAGGGGTCCCTTTCTTGGATCATATGCTGGATCAGATCGCCCGTCATGGGATGATTGATCTTAAGGTGGTTGCACAAGGCGACACCCATATTGACGACCATCACACTGTTGAGGACGTGGGTATCACCCTAGGGCAGGCCTTTGCAAAGGCGGTTGGCGATAAGGCAGGTATTACTCGTTATGGCCACTCTTATGTGCCTCTTGATGAAACGCTCTCCCGTGTTGTAGTGGATTTTTCTGGTCGTCCAGGCTTAGAGTTCAACGTACCATTTACACGTGCTCGGGTAGGTGACTTTGATGTGGATCTGAGTATTGAGTTTTTCCGCGGCTTTGTAAACCATGCTGGCGTGACTTTGCATATTGATAATTTGCGCGGCATTAACGCACATCATCAAATTGAAACGGTATTTAAGGCATTTGGCCGCGCACTGCGCATGGCTTTGACCGTTGATCCACGTGCCGCTGGCGTTGTTCCTTCAACCAAAGGCAGCCTCTAATCTAGATTAGTTAGCTGCCCAGAAGACCACTGCAAAGATAGGCTAAATTGGCGCAAACCATTGCGATCGTTGATTATGGAATGGGCAACCTTCGTTCCGTATATCAGGCATTTCATCATGTGGCACCCGATGACAATGTATTGATTGCCCATAAGCCAGAAGAAATTCTTTCCGCCGATCGCGTTGTATTGCCTGGTCAGGGTGCTATGCCTGATTGCATGAAGCATCTTGAAGAATCTGGTTTGCTAGAAGCCTTGCTTGAAGCGTCTAAAAATAAGCCACTTTTAGGGGTGTGTGTTGGCGAGCAAATGCTGTTTGATCAAAGCGCTGAAGTGCGGGTTAGTGAAAATGGTAAATGGACACCTTGCCTGGGTTTGATCCCTGGAGAAGTACGCCGCTTTGAATTGGCCGGCAAAAAGCAAGCTGATGGTTCGGCCTATAAGGTTCCCCATATGGGCTGGAACCAGGTGCGCCAAGACCGCAGCCATCCTATTTGGGACGGTATTCCAGATCTCACTAGCTTTTATTTTGTCCATAGCTATTATGTTGTGCCGCAACGCAAGGAAGATATTGCAGGGTCAACAGAATATGGCGATTGGTTTGCATCTGCCGTGGCGCGAGATAATATTTTTGCAACTCAATTTCACCCAGAAAAAAGTGCAGAATACGGATTAAAGCTTTATAAAAATTTTGTTTCTTGGCAACCTTAATATTTCTTGACCCTTTGTTATGCTGCTGATTCCCGCAATTGATCTTAAAGATGGCCACTGTGTTCGACTCGAACAAGGTGATATGGATAAGGCCACAGTTTTTTCCGAAGACCCTGGTGCTATGGCGGCACATTGGATTAGCAAGGGTGCTCGTCGACTACATTTAGTTGACCTGAATGGTGCCTTTGCTGGCAAATTAAAAAATGAGTCGGCCATTAAATCGATTCTCAAGGCAGTTGGAAATGAAATCCCTGTTCAGTTAGGCGGCGGCATTCGTGATCTTGAGACGATTGAGCGTCTACTCGATGACGGAATTAGCACCGTCATTATTGGCACTGCAGCTGTAAAGAACCCAGGCTTTGTTCAGGATGCCTGCACAGCATTTCCAGGTCATGTGATGGTTGGCCTAGATGCCCGTGATGGCAAAGTTGCAACTGATGGTTGGAGCAAAATTACTGGCCATGAGGTCATTGACCTGGCCAAGAAATTTGAAGATTGGGGCGTGGAAGCCATTATCTATACCGATATTGGTCGCGATGGTATGTTGAAAGGTGTCAATATTGAAGCCACGATGAAGCTTGCTCAAGCTATTCGTATTCCTGTTATTGCCAGTGGTGGCCTTTCCAATAATCAAGACATTGAAGCGCTCTGCAAAGCGGAAGAAGAGGGCGTGATGGGTGTGATTGCCGGACGCTCTATTTATGCCGCTGATCTAGATTTAGCCGCTGCCCAAAAATATGCGGATGAATTGACGCTGAAATATGCGAAGAAAATTATCTAGTGCTCACAAAACGAATTATTCCTTGCCTGGATGTTACTGCTGGGCGCGTGGTTAAGGGTGTGAACTTTGTCGGCCTGCGTGATGCAGGTGATCCCGTTGAGATTGCTCGTCGTTACGATTCTCAAGGCGCGGACGAGCTGACCTTTTTAGATATCACAGCTACTTCTGATGGTCGCGATCTAATTTTGCACATCATCGAAAATGTAGCATCACAAGTATTTATTCCCCTCACGGTTGGCGGCGGTGTACGTGCGGTTGCGGACGTAAGGCGCTTACTCAATGCAGGCGCTGACAAGGTCAGCATGAATTCATCAGCTGTCGCAAACCCAGATTTAGTGTCAGATGCTGCCGCTTATTACGGCTCACAATGCATCGTGGTTGCGATTGATGCCAAACAAACTGAGGCTGGCAATTGGGAGGTCTTTACCCATGGAGGCAGAACTGCCACAGGTATGGATGTTGTGGAGTGGGCCAAAGAAGTTGCTAAACGTGGTGCTGGTGAAATATTACTAACGAGCATGAATCGTGACGGTAGTAAGGATGGTTTTGATTTGGCACTCACAGCAGCAGTAAGTGACGCTGTGTCGGTGCCGGTGATTGCCTCCGGTGGGGTAGGCAATCTTCAGCACTTAGTGGATGGCATTACCAAGGGCCACGCTGATGCGGTATTGGCAGCCAGTATTTTTCACTACGGTGAATATACGGTCCAGGAGGCAAAAGAATATATGGCTGCCCAAGGGGTTCCCGTTCGAATTTAAGTAGTTTTGCAGGATCCCTTCGATTCACTGTAAAGTTCAGCTATGAGCAAACCCCTGAGCACCTTCACTCCCATTGAGGCCATCCAAGCAGGCCCTTGGCTTGACGCTGTCACTTGGAATGAGCAGGGGCTAGTTCCAGTCATTGCCCAAGAACTTGGTAGCAATGATATTTTGATGATGGCTTGGATGAATCGTGATGCCTTATTAGAAACCTTGAGACTGGGTGAGGCCGTATATTGGACTCGTTCAAGACAAAAACTGTGGCACAAGGGCGAAGAGTCTGGCCATACCCAAAAAGTCAAAGAGATTCGCCTAGACTGCGATGGCGACACTATCTTGTTATTGGTTGAGCAAAAAGATGGGATTGCATGCCATACGGGGGAACACAGCTGCTTTTTCCAGCAATGGGACTCTGCGCAAGCGAAATGGGTGGATGAGTCAAAATCGAAGAAATAAAGTCTTTTCTATAAAAGACATAAAATGATTCTATGAGTAGTCCTACTAATAAATCCATCAATGTAGATACAGGATTAGCCCATTTGGCTGATGTTGTGGATCAGCGTCGAGATGCCTTTAAGGCCGGCTCTGCAGACCCTAAAACTTCCTATACTGCTTTGCTCTTTTCCAAGGGTGATGATGGAATCCTCAAAAAGATTGGTGAAGAGGCAACCGAGGCTGTAATGGCGGCTAAAGATGCGCGCAATTCTAATTTGGCTGCTGAGCAGCAAAAGCTCCTCATAGGCGAGATGGCAGATCTCTGGTTTCATTGCCTGATTGCGCTGTCGCAATTCAACTTGCGTCCTGAGGATGTCATTGCGGAATTAGATCGTCGCCTGGGTACCTCAGGCATCGAGGAAAAGGCTGCTAGAAAAGCCGCAAACCCAGAATAATTTCTAAAAGCGATTCCTAATAAGTTATGTCACACGATCCGAATTGCCTATTTTGTAAAATTTCTCAAGGTTTGATTCCATCCCAAAAGGTATATGAGGATGAAGAAATCTACGCATTTAAAGATATCAACCCAGCAGCGCCAGTGCATTTCTTGATGATTCCTAAAAAGCATATTCCCATGCTGGAGTTAGCGGAAAGCGTGGACACCCCTTTGCTGGGTAAAATGATGGAATTAGCACCCCGTCTTGCCAAAGAGCAAGGCTGTCGACCTGGAAAGGATGGCGGCTTTAGATTGATGGTGAACAATGGGGTAGATGGAGGGCAGGAGGTTTATCACTTGCATTTGCATGTGATGGGCGGTCCGCGCCCATGGAAGAAATAATCCAAGGAGATTAGAGATGGGTTCATTTAGCATTTGGCATTGGTTAATCGTGTTGGTCATCGTGATGTTGGTATTTGGCACCAAGAAATTGCGCAATATTGGTCAAGATTTAGGTGGCGCTGTAAAAGGTTTTAAAGATGGTATGAAATCAGCCGAAGACCCAAATGAGCAGATTCCACAAAGCACTACTACTGCAGAAAAAACAGTGGATGTACAAGCTAAAGACATCAATAAGTAATGTCGTATAGCGCAACAGAAATTCATGCGGTTTCTAAATGATTGATTTAGGTGTTTCAAAGCTTGCGCTAATCGCAGTTGTTGCTCTTGTGGTGGTTGGCCCAGAGCGATTACCAAAAGTAGCTCGCATGGCTGGTAATTTATTTGGCCGTGCTCAGAGATATATGGCGGACGTTAAATCTGAAGTCAATCGTCAGATGGAAATTGAGGAGTTTAAAAAATTCCGAGAAGAAACGACTTCAGCGCTAAAAGAAGTTGAGAATAGTATTGGCTCTGTTGCAAAAGAAGCTAGCGGTAATTTGACCGACCAAGCCGATATTTTCGAAACCAGTTTTGAAAAGCCCCCTCTCGATGAAAAAGAGGTAATGCGTAAAACCAAGCGCCAGGGTCGCAACAGCTGGGGTGTTAGGCGTGCTGCCAGGCCGCTGTGGTTCAAGCGCTCTTCTGGTATGCGTACTCGCATTCAGTCAGGCGCTGCCAGAATGAAGCGTTTCCATCATGCAGCTGGCAAGTAAAGTGAACAATAGATTGGTATGACAGAGAACAACGCCACTGAAGATTCGGGATTGCAGGAATCTTTTTTATCTCACTTATTTGAGTTACGTGATCGCGTTATTAAAGCGGGTTTAGCCATCATTGTCGTTTTTGCTTGCTTGGTCTATTGGGCGCCAGATATTTTTCATTTGTTTGCTCAGCCCTTATTAAGTGCCTTACCCGCTGGCGGTAAGATGATTGTGACCGATGTCACCGGTTCTTTTTTTGTGCCGATGAAAGTCACGATGGTGGTGGCATTCATTATTGCCCTGCCTGTGGTGATGTATCAGCTGTGGGCTTTTATTGCTCCCGGACTGTATTTACATGAGCGCAAACTGATATTGCCTTTGGTGGTGAGTAGTTACACCTTATTCATTATTGGTATGGCGTTTGCTTATTTCTTGGTATTCCCGACAGTCTTTAAATTCATGGCTAGTTATAACGCTCCACTGGGAGCCGAAATGTCTACTGACATTGATAACTATCTCAGTTTTGCTATGACGACTTTCTTGGCCTTTGGTATTACATTTGAAGTGCCTGTAGTCGTGGTGGTATTGGTGCGGATGGGCATAGTGCCATTATCCAAGTTACGAGAAATTCGTCCCTATGTGATTGTGGGGGCTTTTGTTATCTCGGCAGTCGTAACTCCACCAGACGTGCTATCGCAATTACTTTTGGCTGTACCGATGACCTTGCTATATGAGCTCGGCTTATTGGTTGCCCGTATGTATGTACCTAAACCGTCAGAAGATGAGGTAGTTAGACCTACCGATTGATTAATGGCAGATTCGGTCTGATCTTTAGAAAAGGTCGTCACCAACCAGCTAGTGACTTGATCGAAGCGATAGCGTCTTTGACGTAGGTTGCCTTCAATCTCTAAATCGGCCGCCGCAAAAACTTTGCCGGCCGCCAATAAGGCGCGGCGCTGTTGAATGCTTTCAATCTGAATGAGTCGCGGCAAAATCTTAGGTAGCTCCCATCGAATATCTACCGCTACACAATGCTCATGTTGAAGTTGCCCCACCTCGCAAAGCAAAAGCTCTGCCTTACTAAAGTTGAATTGGTTGGCAATGATGATGCGATGAGAGAGTAACAACCAATCTTCATCTAATTTGTGTTCAGCATGATGATTAAGGGCTTGCTCTGCGAACTGCGCTAATTCGTACCAGTCATTTTTTTTGGGGTCAGGGCAGCTATCTAAAATCTTGTTGAGCAATTCCTTTGCTTCTGCAATACCTTGTTGGTGTGCCTGCCATACCCAATACGACGCCTGAAGGCCACGAATCTTTTCTTCTGTTTTTTCACGCTTGCGCCAAAGGCTAGCTCCTTTGCGAAGTTGGGCTTGCGCATGGCCAAGATCTGCTGCGCGATCAAAACAGCGATCGCTTTCAGCAGCGTTGTACCCCGAAAACTGTGGGCGACGATAAATCTCGCCTAAGGCATACCAAGCATCACGATCACCATCTTTGGCAGCAAGCTCTAACCAATACGCGGCTTTTTTGAGTGAGGCATTGGATTTCGTTTCAGTGTTGCCATCTAGTTGTGCAAGACGCAAGCCCAGGATTAGTTTGGCTGCGGTCAGCCCCAACTCTGCTGCTTGGGTAAGCGCTTCTTCATTTTGATCCTCTTGCCACACTTTCCATAAGGAGGAAAGTGCCTCGTTTTTTGGCTGCAATTTAATTAGCAACTCTTTTGCGTTCGTGGCGAAAGCACTATTGCTTTCAGAAAGCTCATTGAGGAACTGTTTTGCAAGCTTTTGAAGTGCGCCCAGATCTAATCCAGATACATTTTCGAAGGATGAGGTATTTTTCTTTATCCATTCAGATAGCTGAGGTTGGATATTTTGATTCAGTGGGTTAATCAATAGATTCGCCAACTGCCATTGAGCAGCAGATCTTGAATCACTGTCGGTAGAAGATTGCGCTAAACCCCAAAATGAGTCCCAACCGAACCCAAAGGCGGGGGAGCCAAAGGTTTCCGCTAATGGAATATTGGCAGTTTGAGCTAAAACCTCAGAAATTTGAGTAGTGTGTGAGCTTGCCCCCTCAACCGCTTGATTTGTAATGGAAATATACGATTTTTCTAACCAAATCAAGGCATTAGCTGGTTGAATTGGGGTTTTATACGCCCCGGTAAGATAGGCTTCAGCCAGTTTTTGTTGCGCAGAAACATCACCTAATCGTGCTGAACTGAGGATTTTTAAGA is a window of Polynucleobacter asymbioticus QLW-P1DMWA-1 DNA encoding:
- the hisD gene encoding histidinol dehydrogenase, encoding MPKPVQVKRLNSQDIGFIETLLSSLSLPMADDEAIDAAVVKILTAVKAKGDAAVLEFTKQFDRLNVAKVSELEITRPELERAYNELSAVQKNALDVAAQRVRAYHEKQKIEAGCHSWEYEEADGTRLGQKVTPLDRVGIYVPGGKAAYPSSVLMNAIPAKVAGVAEVIMVVPTPDGSRNPLVLAAAYLAGVDRVFTIGGAQAVAALAYGTETIPSVDKIVGPGNAYVAAAKRRVFGTVGIDMIAGPSEILVLCDGSSNPDWVAMDLFSQAEHDEQAQSILLCPDAKFIEQVQDSINRLLPEMPRAKVIEASLTNRALFIQVQDMKQACEIANAIAAEHLEICTVDPRQWADQIRHAGAIFMGNYTSESLGDYCAGPNHVLPTARTARFSSPLGVYDFIKRSSMIEVSEAGAQTLGAIASTLAHGEGLQAHARAAEMRLKK
- the hisC gene encoding histidinol-phosphate transaminase — encoded protein: MSRFWSPVVQTLTPYVPGEQPQMQRLVKLNTNESPYGPSAKALAAIQSQTNDDLRLYPDPEGLALKKAIAQLHGLDPKQVFLGNGSDEVLAHIFAGLLKQNKPVHFPDITYSFYPVYCKLFGIDYKTIPLGEQFEINARDYVLPNGGIIFPNPNAPTGRAIARSEIETLLSKNLDSVVVIDEAYVDYGTESCIPLLRGASCPENLVVVHTLSKSRALAGLRVGFAVGHPTLIEGLERVKNSFNSYPLGRLAQAGAIAAIEDQTHLLETSAKVIQTRDRLVSQLDALGFDTLPSTANFIFTRHPKHAGESLYQALRDRGIIVRHFKSPRIDAFLRITIGTDEQSNELVAALQEILS
- the hisB gene encoding imidazoleglycerol-phosphate dehydratase HisB gives rise to the protein MRQADVTRNTSETKIQISINLDGTGKAELASGVPFLDHMLDQIARHGMIDLKVVAQGDTHIDDHHTVEDVGITLGQAFAKAVGDKAGITRYGHSYVPLDETLSRVVVDFSGRPGLEFNVPFTRARVGDFDVDLSIEFFRGFVNHAGVTLHIDNLRGINAHHQIETVFKAFGRALRMALTVDPRAAGVVPSTKGSL
- the hisH gene encoding imidazole glycerol phosphate synthase subunit HisH is translated as MAQTIAIVDYGMGNLRSVYQAFHHVAPDDNVLIAHKPEEILSADRVVLPGQGAMPDCMKHLEESGLLEALLEASKNKPLLGVCVGEQMLFDQSAEVRVSENGKWTPCLGLIPGEVRRFELAGKKQADGSAYKVPHMGWNQVRQDRSHPIWDGIPDLTSFYFVHSYYVVPQRKEDIAGSTEYGDWFASAVARDNIFATQFHPEKSAEYGLKLYKNFVSWQP
- the hisA gene encoding 1-(5-phosphoribosyl)-5-[(5-phosphoribosylamino)methylideneamino]imidazole-4-carboxamide isomerase, whose product is MLLIPAIDLKDGHCVRLEQGDMDKATVFSEDPGAMAAHWISKGARRLHLVDLNGAFAGKLKNESAIKSILKAVGNEIPVQLGGGIRDLETIERLLDDGISTVIIGTAAVKNPGFVQDACTAFPGHVMVGLDARDGKVATDGWSKITGHEVIDLAKKFEDWGVEAIIYTDIGRDGMLKGVNIEATMKLAQAIRIPVIASGGLSNNQDIEALCKAEEEGVMGVIAGRSIYAADLDLAAAQKYADELTLKYAKKII
- the hisF gene encoding imidazole glycerol phosphate synthase subunit HisF: MLTKRIIPCLDVTAGRVVKGVNFVGLRDAGDPVEIARRYDSQGADELTFLDITATSDGRDLILHIIENVASQVFIPLTVGGGVRAVADVRRLLNAGADKVSMNSSAVANPDLVSDAAAYYGSQCIVVAIDAKQTEAGNWEVFTHGGRTATGMDVVEWAKEVAKRGAGEILLTSMNRDGSKDGFDLALTAAVSDAVSVPVIASGGVGNLQHLVDGITKGHADAVLAASIFHYGEYTVQEAKEYMAAQGVPVRI
- the hisI gene encoding phosphoribosyl-AMP cyclohydrolase, producing the protein MSKPLSTFTPIEAIQAGPWLDAVTWNEQGLVPVIAQELGSNDILMMAWMNRDALLETLRLGEAVYWTRSRQKLWHKGEESGHTQKVKEIRLDCDGDTILLLVEQKDGIACHTGEHSCFFQQWDSAQAKWVDESKSKK
- a CDS encoding phosphoribosyl-ATP diphosphatase — translated: MSSPTNKSINVDTGLAHLADVVDQRRDAFKAGSADPKTSYTALLFSKGDDGILKKIGEEATEAVMAAKDARNSNLAAEQQKLLIGEMADLWFHCLIALSQFNLRPEDVIAELDRRLGTSGIEEKAARKAANPE
- a CDS encoding histidine triad nucleotide-binding protein, producing the protein MSHDPNCLFCKISQGLIPSQKVYEDEEIYAFKDINPAAPVHFLMIPKKHIPMLELAESVDTPLLGKMMELAPRLAKEQGCRPGKDGGFRLMVNNGVDGGQEVYHLHLHVMGGPRPWKK
- the tatA gene encoding Sec-independent protein translocase subunit TatA — encoded protein: MGSFSIWHWLIVLVIVMLVFGTKKLRNIGQDLGGAVKGFKDGMKSAEDPNEQIPQSTTTAEKTVDVQAKDINK
- the tatB gene encoding Sec-independent protein translocase protein TatB, encoding MIDLGVSKLALIAVVALVVVGPERLPKVARMAGNLFGRAQRYMADVKSEVNRQMEIEEFKKFREETTSALKEVENSIGSVAKEASGNLTDQADIFETSFEKPPLDEKEVMRKTKRQGRNSWGVRRAARPLWFKRSSGMRTRIQSGAARMKRFHHAAGK
- the tatC gene encoding twin-arginine translocase subunit TatC produces the protein MTENNATEDSGLQESFLSHLFELRDRVIKAGLAIIVVFACLVYWAPDIFHLFAQPLLSALPAGGKMIVTDVTGSFFVPMKVTMVVAFIIALPVVMYQLWAFIAPGLYLHERKLILPLVVSSYTLFIIGMAFAYFLVFPTVFKFMASYNAPLGAEMSTDIDNYLSFAMTTFLAFGITFEVPVVVVVLVRMGIVPLSKLREIRPYVIVGAFVISAVVTPPDVLSQLLLAVPMTLLYELGLLVARMYVPKPSEDEVVRPTD